A stretch of Vannielia litorea DNA encodes these proteins:
- the sucC gene encoding ADP-forming succinate--CoA ligase subunit beta: MNIHEYQAKALLRSYGAPVSDGRAVLKADEAKTAAGALDGPLWVVKAQIHAGGRGKGHFKEAGAGEKGGVRLAKSVEEAAEEAKKMLGKTLVTHQTGPAGKTVNRIYIEDGSDITSEFYLALLVDRQSSRVSFVCSTEGGMDIEEVAAATPEKILSFTVDPATGYQPYYGRRVAFALGLEGAAVKQCVKLMGILYKAFMEKDMEMLEINPLILMPNGELKVLDAKVGFDGNAIYRQPDVAELRDETEEDPKELAASKHDLNYIALDGEIGCMVNGAGLAMATMDIIKLYGAEPANFLDVGGGATKEKVTEAFKIITSDPNVKGILVNIFGGIMRCDVIAEGVIAAVKEVGLKVPLVVRLEGTNVEKGKEIINASGLDVIAADNLSDGAEKIVKAVKG; the protein is encoded by the coding sequence ATGAACATCCATGAGTATCAGGCGAAGGCCCTGCTTCGCTCCTACGGCGCCCCCGTTTCCGATGGACGGGCCGTGCTGAAGGCCGACGAGGCCAAGACCGCCGCCGGCGCGCTGGACGGCCCGCTCTGGGTGGTCAAGGCGCAGATCCACGCCGGTGGCCGCGGCAAGGGCCACTTCAAGGAGGCCGGCGCCGGTGAAAAGGGCGGCGTGCGCCTGGCCAAGTCGGTCGAAGAGGCCGCCGAGGAAGCCAAGAAGATGCTCGGCAAGACGCTGGTCACCCATCAGACCGGCCCGGCCGGCAAGACGGTGAACCGCATCTACATCGAGGACGGCTCCGACATTACCTCCGAGTTCTACCTCGCGCTGCTGGTGGACCGTCAGAGCAGCCGGGTGTCCTTTGTCTGCTCCACCGAGGGCGGCATGGACATCGAGGAGGTCGCCGCCGCGACGCCCGAGAAGATCCTGAGCTTCACCGTCGATCCGGCCACGGGCTACCAGCCCTACTACGGCCGCCGGGTGGCCTTTGCCCTCGGGCTCGAAGGCGCCGCCGTGAAGCAGTGCGTGAAGCTGATGGGTATCCTCTACAAGGCCTTCATGGAGAAGGACATGGAGATGCTCGAGATCAACCCGCTGATCCTCATGCCGAACGGCGAGCTGAAGGTGCTCGACGCCAAGGTCGGGTTCGACGGCAACGCGATCTACCGTCAGCCCGATGTGGCCGAGTTACGCGACGAGACCGAGGAAGACCCCAAGGAGCTCGCCGCCTCCAAGCATGACCTCAACTACATCGCGCTCGACGGCGAGATCGGCTGCATGGTCAACGGCGCGGGCCTGGCGATGGCCACGATGGACATCATCAAGCTTTACGGCGCCGAGCCTGCCAACTTTCTCGACGTGGGCGGCGGCGCGACCAAGGAGAAGGTGACCGAGGCCTTCAAGATCATCACCTCCGACCCCAACGTGAAGGGTATTCTCGTCAACATCTTCGGCGGGATCATGCGCTGCGACGTGATCGCCGAGGGCGTGATTGCCGCGGTCAAGGAAGTGGGCCTCAAGGTGCCGCTGGTGGTGCGCCTCGAGGGCACCAACGTGGAGAAGGGCAAGGAGATCATCAACGCCTCCGGGCTCGACGTGATCGCCGCCGACAACCTCTCCGACGGCGCCGAGAAGATCGTGAAGGCCGTGAAGGGCTGA
- a CDS encoding glycosyltransferase family 2 protein, translating into MNETSRQGKPPTWAVVATVREPAELVLAFVAHHLELGAAKVLIYLDDPDDPLRPILRAKSGVNVVACNEDYWNKVNKGRGRPPNQNARQAINATTAYKKVKADYLLHLDADEFLHMARPFAEEVARLEADDIWLRVPAVERCWLAGDRSEHIFSGVFRHPIKQAPLVAKRIYGEEVAPYLANGLAGSSHGKPLVRTGHKVQLQVHAAKLPGKNSGWAPHKKATGLHVLHFDGLTPLHWAAKTLRYAEQGDEVIDHLLHEERALQVRHVRDNIGSMPELLRFFRKITGLTPEQARALTEHGRLSAMKIDPEAAMRRAFPEIEADFSFRAFDLKLGAENAKRLMKKIAASQAA; encoded by the coding sequence ATGAACGAGACCTCAAGACAGGGCAAACCCCCGACCTGGGCCGTCGTCGCCACCGTGCGCGAACCGGCCGAACTTGTGCTGGCCTTCGTCGCCCACCACCTCGAACTCGGCGCCGCCAAGGTGCTTATCTACCTCGACGACCCCGACGATCCGCTGCGCCCGATCCTGCGCGCCAAGTCGGGCGTCAACGTCGTCGCCTGCAACGAGGACTACTGGAACAAGGTCAACAAGGGCAGGGGGCGGCCGCCCAACCAGAACGCCCGGCAGGCGATCAACGCCACCACCGCCTACAAGAAGGTGAAGGCCGACTACCTGCTGCACCTCGATGCCGACGAGTTCCTGCACATGGCCCGCCCCTTCGCAGAAGAGGTCGCCCGCCTCGAGGCCGATGACATCTGGCTGCGCGTGCCCGCCGTCGAGCGCTGCTGGCTCGCGGGCGACCGCTCCGAGCACATCTTTTCCGGCGTGTTCCGCCATCCGATCAAGCAGGCCCCGCTGGTCGCCAAGCGGATTTACGGCGAGGAGGTTGCGCCCTACCTCGCCAACGGACTCGCCGGCTCGTCGCACGGCAAGCCGCTGGTGCGCACGGGCCACAAGGTTCAGCTGCAGGTCCATGCCGCCAAGCTCCCCGGCAAGAACAGCGGATGGGCCCCGCACAAGAAGGCCACCGGCCTGCACGTGCTGCACTTCGACGGGCTGACACCGCTGCATTGGGCGGCAAAGACCCTGCGCTATGCCGAGCAGGGCGACGAGGTGATCGACCACCTCCTCCACGAGGAACGCGCCCTCCAGGTCCGCCACGTGCGCGACAACATCGGCTCCATGCCCGAGCTGCTGCGCTTCTTCCGCAAGATCACCGGCCTCACGCCCGAGCAGGCCCGTGCCCTCACCGAACACGGCCGCCTCAGCGCGATGAAGATCGACCCGGAAGCCGCCATGCGCCGCGCATTCCCCGAGATCGAGGCCGACTTCTCCTTCCGCGCCTTCGACCTCAAGCTCGGCGCCGAGAACGCCAAGCGGCTGATGAAGAAGATCGCGGCCAGCCAGGCGGCCTGA
- the mdh gene encoding malate dehydrogenase yields MARPKIALIGSGQIGGTLAHLAAMKELGDVVLFDIADGVPQGKALDIAESGPSEGFDAALSGTTDYAAIAGADVCIVTAGVPRKPGMSRDDLLGINLKVMKSVGEGIAAHAPDAFVICITNPLDAMVWALQKFSGLPAHKVCGMAGVLDSARFRHFLSLEFGVSMKDVTAFVLGGHGDTMVPSARYSTVAGIPLPDLVEMGWTTQEKLDAIIQRTRDGGAEIVGLLKTGSAYYAPATSAIEMAEAYLKDQKRVLPCAAYCDGEIGVKDMYVGVPTVIGAGGIEKVVDIKLTKDEQAMFDKSVDAVKGLMEACKGIDSSLG; encoded by the coding sequence ATGGCCAGACCCAAGATTGCGCTCATCGGTTCGGGGCAGATCGGCGGAACGCTCGCTCATCTCGCCGCGATGAAGGAACTGGGGGACGTTGTCCTCTTCGACATCGCCGACGGCGTGCCACAGGGCAAGGCGCTCGATATTGCAGAGTCCGGCCCTTCGGAAGGTTTTGACGCCGCGCTTTCGGGCACCACCGATTACGCCGCGATCGCGGGCGCCGATGTGTGCATCGTGACCGCCGGTGTGCCGCGCAAGCCGGGCATGAGCCGCGACGACCTGCTGGGCATCAACCTGAAGGTCATGAAGTCGGTCGGCGAGGGCATTGCCGCCCATGCGCCCGACGCCTTCGTGATCTGCATCACCAACCCGCTCGACGCGATGGTCTGGGCGTTGCAGAAGTTTTCGGGCCTGCCCGCCCACAAGGTCTGCGGCATGGCCGGCGTGCTCGACAGTGCCCGCTTCCGCCACTTCCTCAGCCTCGAGTTCGGCGTCAGCATGAAGGACGTGACCGCCTTCGTGCTTGGCGGCCATGGCGATACCATGGTGCCCTCCGCCCGCTACTCCACCGTTGCCGGCATCCCGCTGCCCGACCTCGTGGAGATGGGCTGGACCACGCAGGAGAAGCTCGACGCGATCATCCAGCGCACCCGTGACGGCGGCGCCGAGATCGTGGGCCTGCTGAAGACCGGCTCGGCCTATTACGCTCCGGCGACCAGCGCCATCGAGATGGCCGAGGCCTACCTGAAGGACCAGAAGCGCGTTCTGCCCTGCGCCGCCTATTGCGACGGCGAGATTGGCGTGAAGGACATGTACGTGGGCGTGCCCACGGTCATCGGCGCGGGCGGGATCGAGAAGGTCGTCGACATCAAGCTCACCAAGGACGAGCAGGCGATGTTCGACAAGTCGGTCGACGCCGTGAAGGGCCTGATGGAGGCCTGCAAGGGGATCGACAGCTCGCTTGGCTGA
- a CDS encoding sulfite exporter TauE/SafE family protein has product MWPDPWVMAVAVPAVIFAGVSKGGFGSGAAFAAAPILALAIDPRMAVGLMLPLLMLIDVFTLRSFWKQWHGPSALALCLGSLPGIGLAIWLFQVANADTFRLLIGAIAIAFVIYQLARSRGWLKIPDRPYDPVAGGIAGAVAGFTSFISHAGGPPVAAFLLAQGMGKTTYQATSVIVFWAINLLKFIPYAALGIFTRETIVLDLWLAPAAILGAWLGVKAHHVVPERPFFALTYVLLLLTGGKLIWDALT; this is encoded by the coding sequence ATGTGGCCTGATCCCTGGGTCATGGCCGTGGCGGTGCCCGCGGTGATCTTTGCCGGTGTGTCCAAGGGCGGCTTCGGCTCCGGCGCGGCCTTTGCCGCAGCCCCGATTCTCGCCCTGGCGATCGACCCGCGCATGGCCGTGGGGCTGATGCTCCCTCTCCTGATGCTGATCGACGTCTTCACCCTCAGGAGCTTCTGGAAGCAGTGGCACGGCCCCTCGGCCCTCGCGCTCTGCCTCGGCTCCCTGCCGGGCATCGGCCTTGCCATCTGGCTCTTCCAGGTTGCCAACGCCGATACCTTCCGGCTCCTCATCGGCGCGATCGCCATTGCCTTCGTCATCTACCAGCTCGCACGTAGCCGGGGCTGGCTGAAGATCCCCGACAGGCCCTACGACCCGGTGGCGGGCGGCATTGCGGGTGCGGTGGCGGGCTTTACCAGCTTCATCAGCCATGCCGGCGGGCCGCCGGTGGCTGCCTTCCTGCTCGCGCAGGGCATGGGCAAGACGACCTACCAGGCGACGAGCGTCATCGTCTTCTGGGCGATCAACCTGCTCAAGTTCATCCCCTACGCGGCCCTGGGCATCTTCACCCGCGAGACCATCGTGCTCGACCTCTGGCTCGCGCCGGCCGCGATACTCGGCGCCTGGCTGGGCGTGAAGGCGCATCACGTCGTGCCCGAAAGGCCCTTCTTTGCGCTCACCTATGTTCTGCTCCTGCTGACCGGGGGCAAGCTGATCTGGGATGCGCTGACCTGA
- a CDS encoding HpcH/HpaI aldolase/citrate lyase family protein encodes MPATRPYRSLLYIPGSKPRALEKAATLPCDAIIFDLEDAVTAEAKDEARALLADTLPTADYGPRARIVRVNGADTPWGAADLEAICPVAPDAILLPKVGHADEIAAVKARLDAAGASATRVWAMMETPLGIFNALSIAQAPGMGGFVMGTNDLAKELNCRPRADRLPMMFALQHCLMAARAAGIVAIDGVYNAFKDDDGLKAECEQGRDLGFDGKSLIHPAQLEITNAAFAPSESEIDLARRQIAAFEAVEASGQGVAVVDGRIVENLHIETARATLARAEAIAALTE; translated from the coding sequence ATGCCCGCCACCCGTCCGTATCGCTCGCTGCTCTACATTCCCGGCTCCAAGCCCCGTGCGCTGGAAAAGGCCGCGACCCTGCCCTGCGACGCGATCATCTTCGACCTCGAAGATGCGGTGACGGCCGAGGCCAAGGACGAAGCCCGTGCGCTTCTGGCCGACACGCTCCCGACAGCCGACTACGGCCCCCGCGCCCGCATCGTCCGCGTCAACGGCGCCGACACGCCATGGGGCGCCGCCGATCTCGAGGCCATCTGCCCGGTGGCGCCCGACGCGATCCTGCTGCCCAAGGTCGGCCATGCCGACGAGATCGCGGCGGTCAAGGCCAGGCTGGATGCCGCCGGCGCCAGCGCCACCCGGGTCTGGGCGATGATGGAAACGCCGCTGGGCATCTTCAACGCCCTCTCCATCGCTCAGGCTCCCGGCATGGGAGGCTTCGTGATGGGCACCAACGACCTCGCCAAGGAGCTGAACTGCCGCCCCCGTGCCGACCGTTTGCCGATGATGTTCGCGCTCCAGCACTGCCTCATGGCCGCCCGCGCCGCCGGGATCGTGGCCATCGACGGGGTGTACAATGCCTTCAAGGACGACGACGGCCTGAAGGCCGAGTGCGAGCAGGGCCGTGACCTCGGGTTCGACGGCAAGAGCCTGATCCACCCCGCCCAGCTCGAGATCACCAACGCCGCCTTCGCCCCCTCCGAGAGCGAGATCGACCTCGCTCGTCGCCAGATCGCGGCCTTCGAGGCGGTCGAGGCGAGCGGGCAGGGGGTTGCCGTGGTCGATGGCCGGATCGTGGAGAACCTCCACATCGAAACCGCCCGCGCCACGCTCGCCAGGGCCGAGGCCATTGCGGCCCTGACCGAATGA
- a CDS encoding NnrU family protein — MALPLTLLIAGLALWWLAHLFKRIAPERRAAMGNGGRGAVALALIASIVLMTFGIRTADASPDLWYPPHWLRHLNNLLVLIALYFTSPGPSKGALFYKMRHPMLFGFALWAFAHLLVNGDLATMILFGGLLAWALAEMVVINRAEPEWAPPPKGSIAKDAMFLAISVLLLGLIGWIHGLLGYPVFG, encoded by the coding sequence ATGGCACTCCCGCTCACCCTTCTGATTGCCGGTCTGGCGCTCTGGTGGCTCGCCCACCTCTTCAAGCGCATCGCGCCCGAGCGCCGCGCGGCCATGGGCAACGGCGGGCGCGGGGCCGTGGCGCTGGCGCTCATTGCCTCCATCGTCCTGATGACCTTCGGCATCCGCACCGCCGATGCCTCCCCCGACCTCTGGTATCCGCCCCATTGGCTGCGGCACCTGAACAACCTGCTGGTGCTGATCGCGCTCTATTTCACCTCGCCCGGCCCGTCCAAGGGGGCTCTCTTCTACAAGATGCGCCACCCCATGCTCTTCGGTTTCGCGCTCTGGGCCTTCGCGCACCTTCTGGTCAACGGCGACCTCGCCACCATGATCCTCTTCGGCGGCCTGCTGGCCTGGGCCCTTGCCGAGATGGTCGTCATCAACCGCGCCGAGCCCGAGTGGGCCCCGCCGCCGAAAGGCTCCATCGCCAAGGATGCGATGTTCCTGGCGATCTCCGTCCTCCTCCTCGGCCTCATCGGCTGGATCCACGGCCTCCTCGGCTACCCCGTGTTTGGATAA
- a CDS encoding DUF1737 domain-containing protein, whose amino-acid sequence MKLYRFLTEDDTSAFCHKVTAALNKGWVLHGDPQYSFDASNGVMRCGQAVVKEVEGTYTPDTRLGEH is encoded by the coding sequence ATGAAACTCTATCGCTTTCTCACCGAAGACGACACATCCGCCTTCTGCCACAAGGTCACCGCCGCGCTGAACAAGGGCTGGGTGCTCCACGGCGACCCGCAATACAGCTTCGATGCGTCCAACGGCGTCATGCGCTGCGGCCAGGCCGTGGTGAAGGAGGTCGAGGGCACCTACACGCCCGACACCAGGCTGGGGGAGCACTGA
- a CDS encoding MaoC family dehydratase: MSKTNAGRFFEDYALGEVIRHAVPRTLAEGERALYHALYPARHALHSSDAFAGACGLDGSPLDDLITFHVVFGKTVPDISLNAVANLGYAEGRWLKPVYPGDTLSAESEVIGLKQNSNGTSGLVYVRTTGRDQTGEPVLDYVRWVMVRKGNLEAPAPDTTIPDLAKVVAPEDLVIPDGLSFADYDFTAAGEPHRWGDYAKGEVIDHVDGSTIEEAEHMLATRLWQNTAKVHFDATFREDGKRLIYGGHVISMARALSFNGLANAQMLVAINGGAHANPCFAGDTLRAWTEVLDAAPLTDDIGALRLRLVAVKGPEALAGDLKGEDGRYLPHVLLDLDYWALMPR, from the coding sequence ATGTCGAAAACCAACGCGGGCCGGTTCTTTGAAGACTACGCACTCGGCGAAGTGATCCGTCACGCCGTGCCGCGCACCCTGGCCGAGGGCGAGCGGGCGCTCTACCACGCGCTCTACCCGGCCCGCCACGCGCTGCACTCCTCCGATGCCTTCGCCGGCGCCTGCGGCCTCGACGGCTCCCCGCTCGACGATCTCATCACCTTTCACGTGGTCTTCGGCAAGACCGTCCCCGACATCTCCCTGAACGCCGTCGCCAATCTCGGATATGCCGAGGGCCGCTGGCTGAAGCCGGTCTATCCCGGCGACACGCTCAGCGCCGAGTCCGAGGTGATCGGGCTGAAGCAAAACTCCAACGGCACGTCGGGCCTTGTCTATGTCCGCACCACCGGGCGCGACCAGACCGGCGAGCCGGTGCTGGACTACGTGCGCTGGGTGATGGTGCGCAAAGGCAATCTCGAGGCCCCCGCACCCGACACCACGATCCCCGATCTCGCTAAGGTCGTGGCGCCGGAGGATCTGGTGATCCCCGATGGCCTCAGCTTTGCCGATTACGACTTCACCGCCGCCGGCGAGCCCCATCGCTGGGGCGACTATGCCAAGGGCGAGGTGATCGACCACGTCGATGGCTCCACGATCGAGGAGGCCGAGCACATGCTGGCCACCCGGCTCTGGCAGAACACCGCCAAGGTGCATTTCGACGCCACCTTCCGCGAAGACGGCAAGCGGCTGATCTACGGCGGCCACGTGATCTCGATGGCTCGCGCGCTCTCCTTCAACGGCCTCGCCAACGCGCAGATGCTGGTGGCGATCAACGGCGGCGCCCATGCCAACCCCTGCTTTGCGGGCGACACGCTGCGCGCCTGGACCGAGGTGCTCGATGCCGCGCCCCTGACCGATGACATCGGCGCCCTCCGCCTGCGCCTCGTGGCCGTGAAGGGGCCAGAAGCCCTTGCCGGAGACCTCAAGGGCGAAGACGGCAGGTATCTGCCCCACGTGCTCCTCGATCTCGATTACTGGGCGCTCATGCCGCGATGA
- the sdhC gene encoding succinate dehydrogenase, cytochrome b556 subunit, translated as MADMNRDRPLSPFMIGPYYRPQITSISSIMVRITGIVSFGTAFLVVCWLLAAAFSEPAFDRINWLMTSFIGDIIMVLASWAIWYHMLGRLRHVIWDFGYCLEVPISEKMGWGMFIGATVLALFTAIVV; from the coding sequence ATGGCAGATATGAACCGGGACCGCCCGCTTTCGCCCTTCATGATCGGCCCGTATTACCGGCCCCAGATCACCTCGATCTCCTCGATCATGGTGCGCATCACCGGAATCGTGTCCTTCGGCACCGCCTTCCTGGTGGTCTGCTGGCTGCTCGCGGCGGCCTTCTCCGAGCCCGCCTTCGACCGGATCAACTGGCTGATGACCAGCTTCATCGGCGACATCATCATGGTCCTCGCCAGCTGGGCCATCTGGTATCACATGCTCGGTCGGCTTCGGCACGTGATCTGGGACTTCGGCTACTGCCTCGAGGTTCCGATCTCCGAGAAGATGGGCTGGGGCATGTTCATCGGCGCCACCGTGCTGGCGCTCTTCACGGCCATCGTGGTGTAA
- the sdhD gene encoding succinate dehydrogenase, hydrophobic membrane anchor protein yields the protein MKFVTDRKRATGLGSGSAGTRHHWQMMASSLALVVLVPLFVFTFGAALGRGHADVQSFIANPFVALVLGIGLTAGLLHFKMEIDEAVEDYVHGVKGKLTLIAVSAATWVLIAAGLLALLKLAL from the coding sequence ATGAAATTCGTCACCGACCGCAAGCGCGCCACCGGCCTCGGCTCCGGCTCCGCAGGCACCCGCCACCACTGGCAGATGATGGCGAGCTCGCTCGCCCTCGTGGTGCTGGTGCCGCTCTTCGTCTTCACCTTCGGCGCCGCGCTGGGCCGTGGCCATGCCGACGTGCAGAGCTTCATCGCCAACCCCTTCGTCGCGCTGGTGCTGGGCATCGGCCTGACCGCCGGGCTGCTGCACTTCAAGATGGAGATCGACGAGGCGGTGGAGGACTACGTTCACGGGGTCAAGGGCAAGCTCACGCTGATCGCCGTCAGCGCCGCCACCTGGGTGCTGATCGCCGCCGGCCTGCTGGCGCTGCTGAAGCTGGCGCTCTGA